agattttttccttctttccggGGGCTGACAactgacaaaaaaagattGCAGATTTGTCATCAAGTAGctttatatgaaaaacaaaattttctgcgACAGGTAATAGTCACTGTCTTGCTGGGACATTTCGAGGGTGTCAAAGAGAATACTGGAGAGAAGAAAGCCGAGAATACTAGAAATTCTGAATTTATTCACAAACAAAATACTATGCGCCACATAGACCGAACTTGTATTCGATTTGTTTTGCGTAGAAATCGGATGGATTTAACAGTATATCAGAGCCATGATGCATTGCATTCGGATAGTTTTGGCACTGTATGTAGAATcctgaattttttcggtactTTGATGATCCCTTGCCATTTATTTTCGGTACTGTGTCGTCCTTTTCAACTTTGTCAAGCACTTCCCCTAGCATTTTACTGATGACCTGTTTGGATATACTACTTGACGATGTACGCTGATTTCTAGTTTTATTCAAGTTTTCCTTGTACATGCTGGGAACGGTAATGCTACAGAGACAAGTGGAGGAAAGAGTAGCTTAGGAATTAGACTTTAATGGAAAGTATAGTACGAGTTACACCTCTCCAAATCCATTTTGCATACTAGATGTGCGCCAGGAAAATTATCACATGCTGAAAAGGTGACACATTTTTGGTCCGTGTATATTTCCATGGCGCGTCCCGATTGACGATGGATGAATTGGCCGACAAACTGTTTCGCCAATTGTTGATCGTatgaattaattgaaaagtAGGGCGAATAGTCAATCGGACCAATTTTTGATAGTGCTACTATTACAAGCTGAGGAACTCTAAGATCATTGTTGGTTGATCCGATGTCAGCAAATTTTCCAATGGAGTTGTTCTTATCGGTCTTACTACCTTTTTCACGTATTACCTTATTGCAATTCATGTGGAACACATGTTTCATTAATTCAATCGGGCCCGCTGAATGACCAGCTAAGTTAAAATACAATCGATGGCTCAAGTCTACCGGCATTTTTGTATCGACTGATGCTTGATACGTAATGACGAATCGATTGTCTTCGGTAATATGGAACATAACATTGGCAAACAAATTACCGGGACAACCATCGTCACTAGACGACAAATACGACAGAACCAACGTAACACCGTCAACACTTGGTATCCAATTTACGTTCGACAGTCCCAAAAATTCATTCTGTTTCGTTTCGCTATTTTTGGTTGCTCCTGCAACTCGTCCcaataaacaattgaaattgtaTTGATTCGCTTCGATGTAGTCGTCCAACGTGTCAAAGCCCAAGATAATATCTTCACTTTCCACCTTTCTGTTAGGAACTTGTATTGAAAGCACCGTCGCTC
The DNA window shown above is from Bradysia coprophila strain Holo2 chromosome IV unlocalized genomic scaffold, BU_Bcop_v1 contig_84, whole genome shotgun sequence and carries:
- the LOC119072848 gene encoding maltose epimerase-like codes for the protein MRKLTHSPSVMLCDHSKQNSCDCGEQEFTIGSVSLRKTIFGFVRNKYSGETEPVSKFTWQNKNSMLVSVMTYGATVLSIQVPNRKVESEDIILGFDTLDDYIEANQYNFNCLLGRVAGATKNSETKQNEFLGLSNVNWIPSVDGVTLVLSYLSSSDDGCPGNLFANVMFHITEDNRFVITYQASVDTKMPVDLSHRLYFNLAGHSAGPIELMKHVFHMNCNKVIREKGSKTDKNNSIGKFADIGSTNNDLRVPQLVIVALSKIGPIDYSPYFSINSYDQQLAKQFVGQFIHRQSGRAMEIYTDQKCVTFSACDNFPGAHLVCKMDLESITVPSMYKENLNKTRNQRTSSSSISKQVISKMLGEVLDKVEKDDTVPKINGKGSSKYRKNSGFYIQCQNYPNAMHHGSDILLNPSDFYAKQIEYKFGLCGA